One genomic region from Colletes latitarsis isolate SP2378_abdomen chromosome 10, iyColLati1, whole genome shotgun sequence encodes:
- the Tnks gene encoding tankyrase isoform X1 produces the protein MAGRRSTLTNADSLSGSGNTDPLRELFEACKTGDLAKVKALVTSKTVNARDTAGRKSTPLHFAAGYGRRDVVEYLLSAGASIQARDDGGLHPLHNACSFGHSDVVRLLLEAGANPNTRDNWNYTPLHEAAIKGKIDVCIALLQHGADANIRNTEGKTALELADSATKPVLTGEYMKDELLEAARSGNEERLLQLLNPLNVNCHASDGRRSTPLHLAAGYNRSRVVQILLQNGADVHAKDKGGLVPLHNACSYGHFEVTEALLKHGAAVNASDLWAFTPLHEAASKSRAEVCSLLLSEGADPTQLNCHSKSAIDVAPTLELQERLAYEYKGHCLLDACRQADLTKLKKYLSQEVVNFKHPYTGDTPLHCAVASPYPKRKQVIESLIRKNAALNEKNKDFLTPLHLATDHSHYDAMDVLLRHNAKINALDGLGQTVLHRCVREDNVQACRILLSYNVDQSIVSLQGYTAAQVAAENVLKILQDPPSGTDDAEAQLLEASKSGDLAAVERILQTNPHAVNCRDLDGRHSTPLHFAAGFNRVPVVEYLLAHGADVHAKDKGGLVPLHNACSYGHYEVTELLVKHGASVNVADLWKFTPLHEAAAKGKYEIVRLLLRHGADATKKNRDGATPLDLVRDGDQDVADLLRGNSALLDAAKKGNLARVQRLVTQDNINCRDAQGRNSTPLHLAAGYNNLEVAEFLLERGADVNAQDKGGLIPLHNASSYGHLDIAALLIKYNTVVNATDKWGFTPLHEAAQKGRTQLCALLLAHGADPFLKNQEGQTPVDLASADDVRCLLQDAMASQQVVPTVPSGNSGVGVAINLSGNGNNTINSRPPSIVAVPVTPPPPLTQETVIMPSGTAMTLCVPLARPSSCLSPMPPSETCSERDSKDSSKDSSNITTVAGFLQSLCLEHLLELFEREQITLDILAEMGHEDLKQVGVSAYGYRHKLIKGMEKLLNTTAGTPWQLTIAPGTLLVDLLAEDKEFLAVEEEMQSTIRQHRDNGHSGGIFSRYNIVRIQKVQNRKLWERYAHRRQEVAEEVGAAAPSSPSTGSRTTPGSTLPQANERMLFHGSPFINAIVQKGFDERHAYIGGMFGAGIYFAEHSSKSNQYVYGICGGTGCPAHKDRSCYICHRHLLLCRVTLGKSFLQFSAMKMAHAPPGHHSVMGRPSQGGLVFPEYVVYRGEQAYPEYLITYQIARPQQESGGSESVEER, from the exons GTTACGGTAGACGGGACGTAGTGGAGTATCTACTTTCCGCCGGAGCATCCATTCAAGCTCGCGACGACGGAGGGTTGCATCCTCTGCATAATGCTTGTTCTTTTGGACATTCTGATGTTGTCAGACTTCTGTTAGAAGCAGGGGCTAATCCAAATACCAGAGACAATTGGAATTACACTCCCTTACACGAAGCTGCGATCAAG GGTAAAATAGATGTCTGCATCGCGCTTCTGCAGCATGGAGCCGATGCAAATATCCGAAATACGGAAGGGAAGACAGCGCTAGAATTAGCAGATTCTGCAACTAAACCAGTATTAACAGGAGAGTATATGAAGGATGAGTTGTTGGAAGCAGCGAGGTCCGGAAACGAGGAACGTCTTCTACAACTTCTAAATCCTTTAAATGTAAATTGCCACGCGAGCGACGGTAGGAGATCCACGCCATTGCATTTAGCTGCTGGATACAACAGATCCAGAGTGGTGCAAATTTTACTGCAAAATGGAGCAGACGTGCATGCGAAAGATAAGGG AGGTTTGGTTCCGCTCCATAACGCTTGTTCGTACGGCCATTTCGAGGTAACCGAAGCACTTCTGAAACATGGTGCAGCAGTCAATGCAAGCGACTTGTGGGCATTCACTCCGCTGCACGAAGCTGCTAGTAAATCCAGAGCTGAAGTGTGCTCGTTACTTTTAAGCGAGGGCGCAGAtccaacacaattaaactgccaCAGTAAAAGCGCTATTGACGTGGCCCCGACATTGGAATTACAAGAAAGATTAGCAT ACGAATACAAGGGCCACTGTCTTTTGGATGCCTGCAGGCAGGCAGATCTTACTAAATTAAAAAAGTACCTGTCCCAAGAAGTTGTAAACTTTAAACACCCATATACTGGGGACACACCGCTGCACTGTGCCGTTGCATCTCCTTATCCCAAGAGAAAACAAGTAATAGAATCTTTGATTAGAAAAAATGCTGCcttaaacgagaaaaataaagacTTTCTTACACCACTTCACTTGGCCACTGATCATTCTCATTACGATGCAATGGATGTGCTGCTTAGACATAATGCAAAAATCAATGCTTTAGATGGATTAGGGCAAACTGTATTACACAG GTGTGTTAGAGAAGACAATGTGCAAGCTTGCAGAATATTGTTATCGTACAATGTTGATCAATCTATAGTATCGCTTCAGGGCTATACTGCGGCACAAGTAGCTGCAGAAAATGTCCTTAAAATACTACAAG ATCCACCGAGCGGGACCGACGATGCGGAAGCACAGCTGTTAGAGGCAAGTAAATCTGGCGATTTAGCGGCGGTTGAAAGAATTTTACAAACAAATCCACATGCAGTTAATTGTCGCGATTTGGATGGTCGGCATTCCACACCGCTGCACTTCGCAGCGGGATTTAATAGAGTGCCTGTAGTCGAGTATTTATTGGCACATGGAGCAGACGTACACGCCAAAGATAAAGG TGGACTGGTTCCCTTACACAATGCTTGCTCTTATGGTCATTACGAGGTAACGGAATTATTAGTAAAACATGGTGCGTCGGTAAATGTTGCGGACTTGTGGAAATTCACGCCGCTTCACGAGGCTGCTGCTAAAGGAAAATACGAAATAGTTCGCTTGTTATTAAGACACGGTGCAGATGCTACTAAAAAGAATAGAGACGGAGCAACCCCGTTGGATCTGGTGAGAGATGGCGATCAGGATGTAGCGGATTTGTTACGTGGAAACAGTGCTCTTCTGGACGCAGCGAAGAAAGGCAATTTAGCCAGGGTACAGCGACTCGTTACTCAAGACAATATCAATTGTAGAGATGCTCAAGGTCGTAACAGTACTCCATTACACTTAGCTG CGGGGTACAATAATTTGGAAGTAGCGGAATTTTTGCTTGAACGCGGAGCGGATGTAAATGCTCAAGATAAAGGAGGATTGATACCCTTGCATAATGCTTCGAGTTATGGCCATTTAGATATTGCTGCGTTACTCATTAAATATAATACTGTAGTAAATGCGACTGACAAATGGGGCTTTACACCACTTCACGAAGCAGCGCAGAAAGGGAGAACGCAACTGTGCGCCCTTTTATTGGCACACGGCGCGGATCCTTTCTTAAAAAACCAGGAGGGTCAAACTCCTGTGGATTTAGCTAGCGCTGACGACGTAAGATGCTTATTGCAAGATGCTATGGCTTCGCAGCAAGTAGTACCAACGGTACCATCTGGTAACAGTGGCGTAGGAGTTGCCATTAACTTGAGTGGTAATGGTAATAATACTATTAACAGCAGACCACCTAGCATCGTAGCag TTCCAGTTACCCCACCACCGCCATTGACTCAAGAAACCGTCATTATGCCTTCTGGAACGGCTATGACGTTATGCGTGCCACTCGCAAGACCGTCTTCTTGCTTAAGCCCAATGCCGCCGTCTGAAACATGCTCTGAAAGAGATTCTAAAGATTCATCTAAAGACAGTTCGAACATCACGACCGTTGCTGGTTTCCTCCAAAGCCTTTGTTTAGAACACTTATTAGAATTATTCGAACGCGAACAAATTACGCTAGACATATTGGCAGAAATGGGTCACGAGGATTTGAAGCAAGTCGGTGTATCCGCGTATGGCTATAgacataaattaattaaaggaaTGGAGAAACTTCTTAACACGACTGCCGGTACTCCTTGGCAATTGACTATTGCGCCTGGAACATTGTTGGTGGATCTGTTGGCCGAGGACAAAGAATTTTTAGCCGTCGAGGAAGAAATGCAGAGTACCATTAGACAGCATAGGGACAATGGTCATTCTGGTGGCATATTTTCTCGATATAATATAGTTAGG ATACAAAAAGTGCAAAATCGCAAACTATGGGAGCGCTACGCGCACAGAAGGCAGGAGGTCGCAGAGGAAGTTGGTGCAGCAGCACCTTCCTCTCCGAGCACTGGTTCTAGGACCACTCCTGGCTCAACGTTGCCCCAAGCAAACGAAAGAATGCTGTTTCACGGTAGTCCATTTATTAACGCCATCGTTCAAAAAGGTTTCGACGAAAGGCACGCGTATATTGGGGGCATGTTTGGCGCTGGGATTTATTTTGCGGAGCACAGCAGCAAAAGTAATCAGTATGTGTACGGCATATGCGGCGGTACTGGATGCCCGGCTCATAAAGATAGAAGTTGTTATATCTGCCACAG ACATTTGTTGCTGTGCCGTGTTACACTGGGTAAGTCGTTCTTGCAATTCTCGGCAATGAAGATGGCTCATGCACCACCAGGTCATCATAGTGTAATGGGCAGACCATCCCAGGGTGGCTTAGTTTTCCCTGAATATGTCGTCTATAGAGGCGAACAAGCATATCCGGAATATCTTATTACGTACCAGATAGCAAGGCCTCAACAGGAAAGTGGTGGGAGCGAAAGTGTTGAGGAACGGTGA
- the Tnks gene encoding tankyrase isoform X2: protein MAGRRSTLTNADSLSGSGNTDPLRELFEACKTGDLAKVKALVTSKTVNARDTAGRKSTPLHFAAGYGRRDVVEYLLSAGASIQARDDGGLHPLHNACSFGHSDVVRLLLEAGANPNTRDNWNYTPLHEAAIKGKIDVCIALLQHGADANIRNTEGKTALELADSATKPVLTGEYMKDELLEAARSGNEERLLQLLNPLNVNCHASDGRRSTPLHLAAGYNRSRVVQILLQNGADVHAKDKGGLVPLHNACSYGHFEVTEALLKHGAAVNASDLWAFTPLHEAASKSRAEVCSLLLSEGADPTQLNCHSKSAIDVAPTLELQERLAYEYKGHCLLDACRQADLTKLKKYLSQEVVNFKHPYTGDTPLHCAVASPYPKRKQVIESLIRKNAALNEKNKDFLTPLHLATDHSHYDAMDVLLRHNAKINALDGLGQTVLHRCVREDNVQACRILLSYNVDQSIVSLQGYTAAQVAAENVLKILQDPPSGTDDAEAQLLEASKSGDLAAVERILQTNPHAVNCRDLDGRHSTPLHFAAGFNRVPVVEYLLAHGADVHAKDKGGLVPLHNACSYGHYEVTELLVKHGASVNVADLWKFTPLHEAAAKGKYEIVRLLLRHGADATKKNRDGATPLDLVRDGDQDVADLLRGNSALLDAAKKGNLARVQRLVTQDNINCRDAQGRNSTPLHLAVPVTPPPPLTQETVIMPSGTAMTLCVPLARPSSCLSPMPPSETCSERDSKDSSKDSSNITTVAGFLQSLCLEHLLELFEREQITLDILAEMGHEDLKQVGVSAYGYRHKLIKGMEKLLNTTAGTPWQLTIAPGTLLVDLLAEDKEFLAVEEEMQSTIRQHRDNGHSGGIFSRYNIVRIQKVQNRKLWERYAHRRQEVAEEVGAAAPSSPSTGSRTTPGSTLPQANERMLFHGSPFINAIVQKGFDERHAYIGGMFGAGIYFAEHSSKSNQYVYGICGGTGCPAHKDRSCYICHRHLLLCRVTLGKSFLQFSAMKMAHAPPGHHSVMGRPSQGGLVFPEYVVYRGEQAYPEYLITYQIARPQQESGGSESVEER from the exons GTTACGGTAGACGGGACGTAGTGGAGTATCTACTTTCCGCCGGAGCATCCATTCAAGCTCGCGACGACGGAGGGTTGCATCCTCTGCATAATGCTTGTTCTTTTGGACATTCTGATGTTGTCAGACTTCTGTTAGAAGCAGGGGCTAATCCAAATACCAGAGACAATTGGAATTACACTCCCTTACACGAAGCTGCGATCAAG GGTAAAATAGATGTCTGCATCGCGCTTCTGCAGCATGGAGCCGATGCAAATATCCGAAATACGGAAGGGAAGACAGCGCTAGAATTAGCAGATTCTGCAACTAAACCAGTATTAACAGGAGAGTATATGAAGGATGAGTTGTTGGAAGCAGCGAGGTCCGGAAACGAGGAACGTCTTCTACAACTTCTAAATCCTTTAAATGTAAATTGCCACGCGAGCGACGGTAGGAGATCCACGCCATTGCATTTAGCTGCTGGATACAACAGATCCAGAGTGGTGCAAATTTTACTGCAAAATGGAGCAGACGTGCATGCGAAAGATAAGGG AGGTTTGGTTCCGCTCCATAACGCTTGTTCGTACGGCCATTTCGAGGTAACCGAAGCACTTCTGAAACATGGTGCAGCAGTCAATGCAAGCGACTTGTGGGCATTCACTCCGCTGCACGAAGCTGCTAGTAAATCCAGAGCTGAAGTGTGCTCGTTACTTTTAAGCGAGGGCGCAGAtccaacacaattaaactgccaCAGTAAAAGCGCTATTGACGTGGCCCCGACATTGGAATTACAAGAAAGATTAGCAT ACGAATACAAGGGCCACTGTCTTTTGGATGCCTGCAGGCAGGCAGATCTTACTAAATTAAAAAAGTACCTGTCCCAAGAAGTTGTAAACTTTAAACACCCATATACTGGGGACACACCGCTGCACTGTGCCGTTGCATCTCCTTATCCCAAGAGAAAACAAGTAATAGAATCTTTGATTAGAAAAAATGCTGCcttaaacgagaaaaataaagacTTTCTTACACCACTTCACTTGGCCACTGATCATTCTCATTACGATGCAATGGATGTGCTGCTTAGACATAATGCAAAAATCAATGCTTTAGATGGATTAGGGCAAACTGTATTACACAG GTGTGTTAGAGAAGACAATGTGCAAGCTTGCAGAATATTGTTATCGTACAATGTTGATCAATCTATAGTATCGCTTCAGGGCTATACTGCGGCACAAGTAGCTGCAGAAAATGTCCTTAAAATACTACAAG ATCCACCGAGCGGGACCGACGATGCGGAAGCACAGCTGTTAGAGGCAAGTAAATCTGGCGATTTAGCGGCGGTTGAAAGAATTTTACAAACAAATCCACATGCAGTTAATTGTCGCGATTTGGATGGTCGGCATTCCACACCGCTGCACTTCGCAGCGGGATTTAATAGAGTGCCTGTAGTCGAGTATTTATTGGCACATGGAGCAGACGTACACGCCAAAGATAAAGG TGGACTGGTTCCCTTACACAATGCTTGCTCTTATGGTCATTACGAGGTAACGGAATTATTAGTAAAACATGGTGCGTCGGTAAATGTTGCGGACTTGTGGAAATTCACGCCGCTTCACGAGGCTGCTGCTAAAGGAAAATACGAAATAGTTCGCTTGTTATTAAGACACGGTGCAGATGCTACTAAAAAGAATAGAGACGGAGCAACCCCGTTGGATCTGGTGAGAGATGGCGATCAGGATGTAGCGGATTTGTTACGTGGAAACAGTGCTCTTCTGGACGCAGCGAAGAAAGGCAATTTAGCCAGGGTACAGCGACTCGTTACTCAAGACAATATCAATTGTAGAGATGCTCAAGGTCGTAACAGTACTCCATTACACTTAGCTG TTCCAGTTACCCCACCACCGCCATTGACTCAAGAAACCGTCATTATGCCTTCTGGAACGGCTATGACGTTATGCGTGCCACTCGCAAGACCGTCTTCTTGCTTAAGCCCAATGCCGCCGTCTGAAACATGCTCTGAAAGAGATTCTAAAGATTCATCTAAAGACAGTTCGAACATCACGACCGTTGCTGGTTTCCTCCAAAGCCTTTGTTTAGAACACTTATTAGAATTATTCGAACGCGAACAAATTACGCTAGACATATTGGCAGAAATGGGTCACGAGGATTTGAAGCAAGTCGGTGTATCCGCGTATGGCTATAgacataaattaattaaaggaaTGGAGAAACTTCTTAACACGACTGCCGGTACTCCTTGGCAATTGACTATTGCGCCTGGAACATTGTTGGTGGATCTGTTGGCCGAGGACAAAGAATTTTTAGCCGTCGAGGAAGAAATGCAGAGTACCATTAGACAGCATAGGGACAATGGTCATTCTGGTGGCATATTTTCTCGATATAATATAGTTAGG ATACAAAAAGTGCAAAATCGCAAACTATGGGAGCGCTACGCGCACAGAAGGCAGGAGGTCGCAGAGGAAGTTGGTGCAGCAGCACCTTCCTCTCCGAGCACTGGTTCTAGGACCACTCCTGGCTCAACGTTGCCCCAAGCAAACGAAAGAATGCTGTTTCACGGTAGTCCATTTATTAACGCCATCGTTCAAAAAGGTTTCGACGAAAGGCACGCGTATATTGGGGGCATGTTTGGCGCTGGGATTTATTTTGCGGAGCACAGCAGCAAAAGTAATCAGTATGTGTACGGCATATGCGGCGGTACTGGATGCCCGGCTCATAAAGATAGAAGTTGTTATATCTGCCACAG ACATTTGTTGCTGTGCCGTGTTACACTGGGTAAGTCGTTCTTGCAATTCTCGGCAATGAAGATGGCTCATGCACCACCAGGTCATCATAGTGTAATGGGCAGACCATCCCAGGGTGGCTTAGTTTTCCCTGAATATGTCGTCTATAGAGGCGAACAAGCATATCCGGAATATCTTATTACGTACCAGATAGCAAGGCCTCAACAGGAAAGTGGTGGGAGCGAAAGTGTTGAGGAACGGTGA